A window of Castanea sativa cultivar Marrone di Chiusa Pesio chromosome 1, ASM4071231v1 contains these coding sequences:
- the LOC142621819 gene encoding protein MRG2-like codes for MFLELMHSCLGNYLLIADSVGEILKGLRCYFDKALPAILLYKSERRQYKEAISDDVSPSIVYGAEHLLRLLVKLLELLYYAKIEEETLMELQQVFLQKHRSAFFLSTYHVPEDIETSTNK; via the exons ATGTTTTTGGAATTGATGCATTCGTGTCTTGGTAATTACCTATT GATAGCTGATTCAGTGGGAGAAATTCTGAAAGGATTACGTTGTTACTTTGACAAAGCATTGCCAGCAATACTTCTATATAAAAGTGAGCGTCGACAATATAAAGAAGCTATTTCAGATGATGTCTCTCCTTCAATTGTATATGGTGCTGAACATCTATTGCGCCTCTTGG TTAAGTTGCTTGAGTTATTGTACTATGCCAAAATCGAAGAGGAGACATTGATGGAGCTGCAGCAAGT GTTCTTACAGAAGCATCGGAGTGCATTTTTCCTCTCAACTTACCATGTACCAGAAGATATTGAAACCAGCACCAACAAATAA